A single genomic interval of Juglans regia cultivar Chandler chromosome 1, Walnut 2.0, whole genome shotgun sequence harbors:
- the LOC108985966 gene encoding pentatricopeptide repeat-containing protein At5g50390, chloroplastic, with product MEIPLLRYQSLALDQIQSTCSFPFAFSDRKNKLCTNKSFFSGYRFSFYRRKRRSPFDRIRCSSLERGLHTRLKPKPSRTDVREEKETVLEETRVRKPSSGLCSQIEKLVLNKRYREALEFFEILESQGDFELGFSTYDSLVSACIGLKSIRGVKRVFNFMISNGFELDLYMRNRVMLMHVKCGMMIDARRLFTEMPERNLVSFNTIIGGLVDSGDYVEAFQLFFIMWEEFSDVGSRTFAMMIRASSGLGRIFAGRQFHSCALKMGVSEDIFVSCALIDMYSKCGSIEDAQYVFDEMPEKTTVGWNSIIAGYALHGYSDEALGIYYEMRDFGVEMDHFTFSIIIRICTRLASREHAKQAHASLVRHGFGLDIVANTALVDFYSKWGRIEDARHVFDNMPQKNVISWNALIAGYGNHGRGEEAIEVFERMLQEGMIPNHVTFLAVLSACSYSGLSERGWEIFQSMSRDHKIKPRAMHYACMIELLGREGLLDEASALIRNAPFKPTPNMWAALLTACRVHENLELGKFAAEKLYGMEPEKLSNYMVLLNIYSSSGKLKEAAAVVQTLRRKGLRMLPACTWIEVKKQPHVFISGDKTNRHSKEIYQKVDHLMIEISKHGYVPGRKHLLPDVDQEERVSLYHSEQLAIAFGLINTTDWTPLQVVQSHRICGDCHNAIKLIAMVTGREIVVRDASRFHHFRDGSCSCGGYW from the coding sequence ATGGAGATCCCACTCCTACGCTACCAAAGCCTAGCCCTGGATCAGATCCAAAGTACTTGTAGTTTTCCTTTCGCCTTTTCTGATCGTAAGAATAAGCTTTGCACGAATAAGTCGTTTTTTTCTGGGTATCGTTTCTCGTTCTATAGGAGGAAAAGGAGGAGCCCATTTGATAGGATTAGGTGTTCTTCACTGGAACGAGGGCTTCACACACGGCTGAAGCCGAAACCTTCCAGAACCGACGTTCGTGAGGAGAAAGAAACGGTTTTGGAAGAAACCCGGGTGAGAAAACCTAGTTCTGGCCTTTGTAGTCAGATAGAGAAGTTGGTTTTGAATAAAAGGTACAGGGAGGCGCTTGAATTTTTCGAGATCTTGGAGTCTCAGGGTGATTTTGAATTGGGTTTTAGCACGTATGACTCCTTGGTGAGCGCATGCATTGGTTTGAAGTCAATTAGAGGGGTCAAGAGGgtgtttaattttatgattagTAATGGGTTTGAATTGGACTTGTATATGAGGAACAGGGTGATGCTTATGCATGTGAAATGCGGGATGATGATTGATGCGCGTAGACTGTTTACTGAAATGCCGGAGAGGAACTTAGTGTCTTTTAATACGATAATTGGGGGGCTCGTGGACTCTGGAGATTATGTCGAGGCATTCCAGCTGTTTTTTATCATGTGGGAGGAGTTTTCGGATGTTGGGTCACGAACATTTGCTATGATGATTCGGGCATCTTCTGGCTTGGGTCGCATATTTGCAGGGAGACAGTTCCATTCGTGTGCTTTGAAGATGGGTGTCAGTGAGGATATTTTCGTGTCTTGCGCTCTAATTGACATGTATAGTAAATGTGGGAGCATTGAAGATGCTCAATATGTTTTTGATGAGATGCCGGAGAAGACGACAGTAGGATGGAATTCCATTATAGCAGGTTATGCACTTCACGGTTATAGCGATGAAGCTCTTGGTATTTATTATGAGATGCGTGATTTTGGGGTTGAAATGGACCATTTTacattttcaataattataagaatatgTACGAGGTTAGCTTCACGGGAGCATGCTAAGCAAGCTCATGCAAGTTTAGTTCGTCATGGTTTTGGGTTAGATATTGTAGCGAACACAGCACTTGTTGATTTCTATAGCAAATGGGGAAGAATAGAAGACGCCCGCCATGTTTTTGACAATATGCCCCAAAAGAATGTTATATCTTGGAATGCCCTGATTGCTGGCTATGGTAATCATGGCCGTGGAGAAGAGGCCATTGAGGTGTTTGAACGGATGCTGCAGGAGGGAATGATACCCAACCATGTCACCTTTCTTGCTGTTTTATCTGCTTGCAGTTATTCAGGTCTATCAGAACGTGGTTGGGAAATTTTTCAATCAATGAGTAGGGATCACAAGATTAAGCCTCGGGCAATgcattatgcatgcatgattgaATTGCTAGGTCGAGAGGGGCTTTTGGATGAAGCCTCTGCACTGATAAGAAATGCTCCATTTAAGCCTACACCGAACATGTGGGCTGCCTTGCTGACTGCTTGTCGAGTCCATGAGAATTTAGAGCTTGGAAAATTTGCAGCCGAGAAGCTTTATGGAATGGAGCCTGAAAAGCTTAGTAATTATATGGTGCTTTTAAATATATACAGCAGCTCTGGCAAGTTGAAGGAAGCTGCTGCTGTTGTTCAGACCTTAAGAAGAAAGGGTTTGAGAATGCTTCCAGCATGCACTTGGATTGAAGTTAAAAAGCAGCCCCATGTTTTCATTTCCGGAGATAAAACCAATCGCCACTCAAAAGAGATTTACCAGAAAGTGGACCACTTAATGATAGAGATTTCAAAGCATGGTTACGTTCCTGGGAGAAAACATTTGCTTCCTGATGTTGACCAGGAAGAGCGGGTTTCGTTATACCACAGTGAGCAGCTGGCGATAGCTTTTGGGCTGATCAACACTACAGATTGGACACCGCTTCAAGTTGTGCAGAGCCATCGGATTTGTGGTGATTGCCATAATGCGATTAAGTTAATAGCCATGGTTACTGGACGTGAAATTGTTGTGAGGGATGCCAGCAGATTCCACCATTTCAGAGATGGGAGCTGTTCTTGTGGGGGTTATTGGTGA
- the LOC108985971 gene encoding DCN1-like protein 3 produces the protein MDSSRSNRFDIFEIYQRYCDIRLGCAYVNGQESYKQDDESQPSKTSRDELTQLLKSVESRVDTRSSIFDEIFKLISQLGLVVDFSEFARFYDFVFFICRENGQKNIAVSKAVTAWRLVLAGRFRLLNQWCDFVEKNQRHNISEDTWQQVLSFSRCVHENLEGYDPEGAWPVLIDEFVEHMYRVSGTNDNTNLFCNCGDLESQSSMVDDPLPGLRDFPGLKRKVPEDLQQDEMESLTTLYPQSTDMDTVLSFKRIRLTAHKPAHWVVDNPPGNASDDCMEIVRHNSKSPCAVEGCLSEGFAGLFSTSAYLQFDRERRVSFT, from the exons ATGGATTCCTCGAGGTCGAACCGATTCGACATCTTCGAGATTTACCAACGTTACTGTG ATATTAGATTGGGGTGTGCATATGTTAATGGGCAAGAGAGCTACAAACAAGATGATGAATCGCAACCGTCTAAAACTTCAAGGGATGAACTGACACAGCTCTTAAAATCGGTGGAGTCAAGGGTTGATACAAG GAGTTcaatttttgatgaaattttcAAGCTCATTTCGCAGCTAGGCTTGGTG GTAGATTTTTCTGAATTTGCCCGCTTTTATgactttgttttcttcatctGTCGTGAAAATGGTCAAAAGAACATCG CTGTAAGCAAGGCAGTTACTGCTTGGAGGCTAGTATTAGCTGGAAGATTTCGACTGCTTAATCAATGGTGTGACTTTGTTGAG AAAAATCAACGACATAACATCTCCGAGGATACTTGGCAGCAAGTTTTATCTTTCAGCCGGTGTGTACATGAAAATCTGGAAGGGTATGATCCTGAAG gtGCTTGGCCTGTTCTAATAGATGAATTCGTTGAGCATATGTACAG AGTTTCAGGAACCAATGATAACACTAACCTCTTCTGTAACTGCGGTGATTTAGAATCCCAGTCTTCCATGGTTGATGATCCTCTTCCTG GATTGAGAGATTTTCCTGGTTTGAAGAGGAAGGTACCCGAGGACCTTCAACAAGATGAAATGGAGTCCCTAACTACCCTCTACCCTCAGTCAACAGACATGGATACTGTTTTAAGTTTCAAGAGAATCAGGCTGACTGCTCATAAACCAGCCCACTGGGTGGTGGATAATCCACCAGGGAATGCTAGTGATGATTGCATGGAAATTGTTAGACACAACAGTAAGTCTCCATGTGCGGTTGAAGGTTGTTTGTCTGAGGGCTTCGCAGGGCTTTTCTCAACCAGTGCCTATTTGCAGTTTGATCGGGAAAGGCGGGTTTCCTTCACATAG
- the LOC108985965 gene encoding granule-bound starch synthase 2, chloroplastic/amyloplastic-like, whose amino-acid sequence MASMVFLPFIFETKSESSVLLNSSKTRRPRFPFFSYRPREPLDSAGNTSLSFGYWKAAGEDCAVLSLSCDRPIGGFCRGQQRRITPLKAKSKGFVEGEDGGNEVEDALQATIEKSQKVLAVQKELLQQIAERRKLVSSVKNDFINQEDDEVSGRGNASENLDLLSDSDNTIDERTSSIPSSSYAFLTVDEVPENLPSNSGGDFDEVKKESEKVALLKKASSDPDSTKQLEEANTDSLPSFLSSSYESSSEGDGNQEISTKTSLTEVDGEASDPVIEDIKPPPLAGANIMNVVLVAAECAPWSKTGGLGDVAGALPKALARRGHRVMVVAPLYGNYAEPQDAGIRKIYRVDRQDVEVRYFQAYIDGVDFVFIESPVFRHMGNNIYGGNRMDILKRMVLFCKVAVEVPWHVPCGGICYGDGNLVFIANDWHTALLPVYLKAYYRDHGLMKYTRSILVIHNIAHQGRGPLDDFTYVDLPEHYLEIFKQYDPVGGVHFNIFAAGLKTADRIVTVSHGYSWELKTSEGGWGLHGIINENDWKFRGIVNGIDMKDWNPQFDVYLASDGYTNYSIETLKTGKRQCKEALQKELGLPIREDVPVIGFIGRLDHQKGVDLIAEAIPWMAGQDVQLIMLGTGRPDLEQLLKQFENQHHDKIRGWVGFSVKTAHRITAGADILLMPSRFEPCGLNQLYAMSYGTVPVVHAVGGLRDTVQPFDPFNESGLGWTFDSADANKLIHALWNCLLTYREYKQSWEGLQKRGMMQDLSWDNAAQNYEEVLIAAKYQW is encoded by the exons ATGGCATCTATGGTGTTTCTTCCTTTTATCTTTGAGACAAAGTCAGAGAGCTCTGTGCTTCTTAACAGTTCAAAGACTCGCCGACCCAGGTTCCCGTTCTTCTCATACCGCCCAAGAGAGCCGCTCGATTCTGCTGGGAATACCAGTTTATCATTTGGATATTGGAAAGCTGCGGGAGAAGATTGTGCTGTATTATCTTTAAGCTGTGATAGACCGATAGGTGGATTCTGCAGAGGACAGCAACGGAGAATTACGCCTCTGAAGGCTAAGTCCAAGGGCTTTGTGGAAGGTGAGGATGGCGGCAATGAAGTGGAGGATGCGCTTCAGGCCACCATCGAAAAGAGCCAGAAGGTCCTTGCTGTGCAAAAAGAACTACTTCAACAG ATCGCTGAAAGAAGGAAACTGGTTTCGTCcgtaaaaaatgattttataaatcaagAGGATGATGAGGTTTCGGGAAGGGGCAATGCTTCTGAAAATCTGGATCTTCTTTCAGATAGTGACAATACTATTGATGAACGTACGAGCAGTATTCCTTCCAGCAGCTATGCCTTTTTGACTGTAGATGAGGTGCCAGAAAATCTACCTTCGAATAGTGGTGGTGATTTTGATGAAGTTAAGAAGGAATCTGAAAAAGTGGCACTTCTTAAAAAAGCTTCATCTGATCCAGACTCCACTAAACAATTAGAAGAAGCTAATACAGATAGTCTGCCTTCTTTCCTTTCAAGCTCCTATGAAAGTTCCAGTGAAGGAGATGGCAATCAGGAAATTTCTACTAAAACAAGTTTGACAGAGGTGGATGGTGAGGCAAGTGACCCTGTGATCGAAGACATCAAACCTCCTCCTTTGGCTGGGGCCAACATAATGAACGTTGTTTTGGTAGCTGCAGAATGTGCTCCATGGTCTAAAACAG GTGGGCTGGGAGATGTCGCTGGTGCTTTGCCAAAGGCTTTGGCTCGGCGTGGACATCGGGTTATG GTAGTAGCACCTCTGTATGGGAATTATGCTGAACCCCAAGATGCAGGAATTCGGAAGATTTATAGGGTGGATAGGCAG GATGTGGAAGTACGTTACTTCCAAGCCTATATTGACGGTGTGGACTTTGTTTTCATTGAGAGTCCTGTGTTTCGGCACATGGGGAATAACATATATGGAGGAAATCGAATG GATATTTTGAAACGCATGGTATTGTTTTGCAAGGTTGCTGTTGAG GTTCCTTGGCATGTTCCATGTGGTGGTATCTGCTATGGAGATGGAAATTTGGTTTTCATTGCGAATGATTGGCATACAGCATTGTTGCCTGTGTATCTGAAGGCATACTATCGAGACCACGGTTTAATGAAATATACACGGTCCATCCTTGTTATTCATAATATAGCTCACCAG GGTCGGGGGCCTCTTGATGATTTCACCTATGTCGATCTGCCAGAACACTACTTGGAAATATTTAAACAGTATGATCCTGTAGGAGGTGTGCACTTCAATATCTTTGCGGCTGGTTTAAAAACAGCAGATCGTATTGTTACTGTTAGTCATGGATATTCCTGGGAGCTTAAAACTTCTGAAGGCGGTTGGGGTTTGCATGGGatcataaatgaaaatgactggAAATTTAGGGGTATTGTGAATGGAATTGATATGAAAGACTGGAACCCACAATTTGATGTTTACCTGGCATCAGATGGTTACACAAACTACTCCATTGAAACACTTAAAACTGGCAAGCGTCAGTGCAAGGAAGCCTTACAGAAGGAGCTTGGTCTACCCATTCGAGAGGATGTCCCTGTGATTGGTTTCATTGGGAGACTGGATCACCAAAAAGGTGTTGATCTAATAGCGGAGGCAATCCCATGGATGGCGGGTCAGGACGTGCAATTAATCATGCTGGGCACTGGCAGACCCGACCTGGAGCAGTTGCTCAAGCAGTTTGAGAACCAACACCATGACAAAATCAGGGGCTGGGTTGGTTTTTCTGTTAAGACAGCACACCGAATAACTGCGGGTGCAGACATTTTGCTCATGCCATCAAGATTTGAGCCTTGTGGACTGAACCAATTGTATGCTATGAGCTATGGGACGGTTCCAGTTGTGCATGCTGTGGGTGGACTGAGAGATACTGTGCAGCCATTCGATCCATTCAACGAGTCAGGGCTTGGGTGGACATTTGATAGTGCTGATGCAAATAAGCTAATACACGCATTATGGAACTGCTTACTGACATACCGAGAATACAAGCAGAGTTGGGAAGGACTCCAGAAACGAGGAATGATGCAAGACCTGAGTTGGGACAATGCTGCCCAGAATTACGAGGAGGTACTTATTGCTGCCAAGTACCAATGGTGA
- the LOC108985969 gene encoding F-box/kelch-repeat protein At3g06240-like: MLIRDLPEDVVMEILSRLPVESLMRFKCVNKAWYFLIRNPNFIAKHLFWATSEKRHRGFLLNREHEITRTPWVSLHSNKTLAVSRYVDLLQFFPRDVRELVVFGPCNGILCLFGVPAELNDDDDEDRGPRDGLVLWNPATRESKALPIIQRPAEMPTTFSFCFGFGLDPKTGDLKVIRILNFNFLRCQVEVYNLSTDSWRVINTSVNPNYRINSPRFPSYLNGVHYWWACERGGSGHRLMLSFDMSNEVFQEIALPPLTKRPSSEAIAVINDSVALILVYNDLARRFYDICVMNESGEEKTWTLMFTIGPRPHFSSLIELRDDGFVLLRNKNGWLVLYDPRTQEQRELPIYGDSFQVVSYTETLVMLNGSGSVLEHEDYS, from the coding sequence ATGTTGATAAGGGATCTCCCAGAAGATGTGGTAATGGAAATCCTTTCGAGGCTGCCCGTGGAATCGCTGATGCGATTCAAGTGCGTAAATAAAGCTTGGTACTTTCTTATCAGAAACCCTAATTTCATCGCCAAACACCTCTTTTGGGCCACTTCTGAGAAACGCCACCGTGGGTTCCTTCTTAACCGCGAACACGAGATTACCCGAACCCCCTGGGTCTCCCTCCACTCTAACAAAACCTTAGCGGTCTCCAGGTACGTGGATTTGTTACAGTTCTTCCCTCGGGATGTTCGGGAACTCGTGGTCTTCGGTCCCTGCAATGGGATTCTGTGTCTCTTTGGTGTTCCCGCTGAGCTtaacgacgacgacgacgaagaTCGTGGACCCAGAGATGGGCTAGTGTTATGGAACCCTGCGACGAGGGAATCAAAGGCGCTACCCATAATCCAACGCCCGGCAGAAATGCCCACTACCTTTTCTTTCTGTTTCGGCTTCGGACTTGATCCCAAGACTGGCGATTTGAAGGTAATTAGGATTCTGAACTTCAATTTTCTGCGATGCCAAGTCGAGGTTTATAACCTTAGTACTGATTCTTGGAGAGTGATCAACACATCCGTTAACCCAAATTATCGTATCAATTCTCCTCGTTTTCCTTCCTACTTAAATGGGGTTCATTATTGGTGGGCTTGTGAGCGTGGCGGCTCGGGCCACCGGTTGATGCTTTCATTTGATATGAGCAATGAGGTGTTCCAAGAGATAGCGTTGCCTCCCTTAACCAAAAGACCTTCTTCTGAGGCTATTGCTGTTATTAATGATTCTGTAGCTTTGATTTTAGTATACAATGATTTGGCGAGGAGATTTTATGATATATGCGTGATGAATGAGTCTGGTGAGGAAAAGACTTGGACATTGATGTTCACAATCGGACCCCGTCCACATTTTAGCAGTCTGATAGAACTTCGGGACGATGGTTTTGTTCttctaagaaataaaaatggatGGTTGGTGTTATACGACCCAAGAACACAAGAACAAAGAGAGCTTCCGATATATGGTGATTCCTTTCAGGTTGTTAGCTACACAGAGACCCTAGTTATGTTAAATGGATCAGGGAGTGTGCTTGAGcatgaagattattcataa